The Clostridium botulinum BKT015925 genome includes the window GAACACCGGCTAGAATTAATAGAAAATCTGTTGATTTTTCTAAAATGATAGAACAAAAAGGTGATGACGATATAGTTCCATTTTCATTTATGAGTGAAAATATAGAAAGAGAGCAAATCTCTTGTTATTTAACTTATTCAGGAGATGAGACTAAAAAAGTTGTTCTAGAAAACATAGATAGATCACCACTTTATAATGGATCAATTAAGAGTGTTGGACCAAGATATTGTCCTTCTTTTGAAGATAAAATAATGAGATTTCCAGAAAAAGACAAACATCAAATTTTTATTGAACCAGAAGGAGAAAACACAGAGGAATTATATGTTGGAGGAATGTCAAGTTCTCTTCCAGAGGATGTTCAAATTAAGATGCTTAGAAGTGTACCAGGACTTGAAAATGCTGAAATGATGAGAACAGCATATGCTATAGAATATGATTGTATAGATCCAACACAGCTTGAATTATCCCTAGAGTTTAAAGAAATAGATGGATTATTTTCTGCCGGTCAAATGAACGGAAGTTCAGGATATGAAGAAGCAGGATGTCAGGGTCTTATAGCTGGTATAAATGCAGCATTAAAGCTAAAAGGAGAAAAGCCTTTAATCTTAAAAAGGTCTGATGCTTATATTGGAGTCTTAATTGATGATTTAATAACTAAGGGGACTCAAGAACCTTATAGAATGATGACATCGCGTGCAGAGTATAGATTATTATTAAGACAAGATAATGCAGATTTGAGACTTACAGAAATGGGTCGCAAGATAGGCCTTGTTAAAGATGAAAGATATAATAAATTTACAAAAAGAAAAAATGATATAGAAAGTGAAATTGAGAGATTAAAAAGTATACAAATAACAAATAAACAAGAAGTTAATAAGTTTTTAGAAAATATAAATTCATCAGCTTTGAAAAAGCCAATAAGTTTATATGAACTTATTAAAAGACCAGAATTAAATTACTTTGTTGTAGAAGAATTAGATGATAATAGACCGAAACTTCCAAGAGATGTACAAGAACAGGTTAATATTATATCTAAATATGAAGGATATATTCAAAAGCAGTTAGAGCAAGTAGATCAATTTAAAAAACTAGAAAATAGATTAATACCAAAGGAATTTGATTACACTGAAGTTAAAGGGCTTAGGAAAGAAGCTATTCAAAAATTAGATAAGATAAAGCCTGTAAGCATTGGTCAGGCATCTAGAATTTCAGGGGTATCTCCTGCGGATATATCTGTACTCCTAATAGTATTAGAACAATATAATAGAAACAATAGTAATAAGGAGGATTAATTCCAATTGAATAGTGAAAATCAATATTTTAATATATTAAATGTTGCTGTTAGCAGTATGGGATTAGAATTTAATGACAAAAAGTATAACCAATTTATAAAATATAAAGATTTACTAAAAGATTGGAATAGTAAAGTTAATCTTACTGCTATAACTGAAGATGAAGAAATAATAAAGAAACATTTCATAGATTCTATGAAGATATTTCAATTCGAATACTTAAAAAAAGCAAATAAAATAATTGATATAGGAACTGGCGGAGGATTTCCAGGTATACCTATGAAAATAATAAGACCAGAAGTTCAAATGGTACTTCTTGACTCTTTAAAAAAGAGAATAAATGTATTAGATGATATTTTGTGTAAAATAGATATTGACGACGTAGAGACCATTCACGGTAGGGCTGAAGAATTCTCAAGAAACGTTAGATATAGAGAACAATTTGATGCCGTAGTTTCAAGGGCTGTTGCAAATTTAGCTTCATTAAGTGAATTTTGTTTACCATATGTTAAAGTTGGTGGGTATTTTGTAGCTTTAAAAGGACCATCTGTTGATGAAGAAGTAAAAATAGCTAAAAAAGCTATAGCCATTTTAGGTGGTAAGTTAGAGGAAATTAGAGAAGTAGAAATAGAAAATAGTGATTTAAAGCACAACTTAGTTATTATAAAGAAAATAAAAAATACACCTAAGCAGTATCCAAGAAAAGCAGGAACTGCTACAAAAAAACCTCTAGTATAAATTTTTATAAAAACTTTAAAATAAACATTAAATTTTAGGAATTTAATGTTAAAATAGTATTGTGATTAGTAAATTATAGAGGGATGGGGAATTTATGAAAAAAGATGTTGAGTATATATCTACTGATATAATTATTCCAAATGCTTATCAACCTAGAAAATATTTTAATGAGGAAACTATTGATGAATTAGGCGAATCTATAAAAACCTATGGCATAATTCAACCTCTTTCTGTTAGAAAATTAGAAGAGAATAAGTATGAACTTATTGCAGGAGAAAGAAGATTTAGAGCGGCAACCAAAATAGGATTAAAAGAGGTACCTGTTATTGTTATAGATATTTGTGATAAAGATTCAGCAGCTATTGCTCTACTAGAAAATATACAAAGGGAAGATTTAAGTTTTTTAGAAGAGGCAGAAGCATATTATAATCTTATAAAAGAACATGAATATACACAAGCGCAATTAGCTAACATTATTGGTAAAAAACAATCTACTATTGCAAACAAGTTAAGAATATTAAAGTTAGATGAAGAAATAAGAAAAAGTGTTTTAGAAAATAATCTAACAGAGAGACATGCAAGAGCACTTTTAAAATTACCTACAAAAGAGTTACAAAAAAAAGTTTTAAAAAGTGTTATAAAAAGAGGGTTAAATGTAAAAAAAACAGAGGAATTAATAAATAAAGAGCTGTTAAAACTTGCGGGAAAAGAAATTGCTTCAGATGGAAAAAAGAAAATAAAAGGTATATTTGCTCCAAGAGTTTATGTAAACACAGTTAAGCAAGTATTTGATAAATATGGTGTACAAGCTACCTATAGGACAAAAGATTCAGAAAATAATATACAAGTTATAATAAATATTCCTAAAAAGTAATGTATTAATATGTTTCACGTGAAACATTAACCTAAAATTTCTTTAATTTATAGAAATTTTAGGTTTTTTTATTTTATACATATTTATAAAAAGAATATAAGATATTATAATAGATATAACAATAGTATAAAAATTCATATTAAAATAAAAATTGTTAAAAAACATTTAAAGAAAAAGGTGTATTTTGGGGGGGAAGAAAATGAAAGTTATATGTATTTTTAATCAAAAGGGAGGGGTAGGTAAGACTACTACTAATATAAACTTGTGTGCTAGTTTAGCTATGGATGGACATAAAGTTTTAGCTATAGATATAGACCCACAAGGGAACACAACAAGTGGACTTGGAATTGATAAAAGTAAAATTAAATATTCCATATATAATGTAATGACTTCGGATATTTCTATAGAAGATGCAATGATTGAAAGTGAACTTATAAATAATTTTTTTATAGTACCATCTAATATGGATTTAGTTGGAGCTGAGGTAGAACTTATAGATGTAAAAAAAAGAGAAACTATATTAAAAAGAAAAATTGAAAAATTAAAAGATGAGTTTGAGTATGTATTCATAGATTGTCCGCCGTCATTAGGTTTTTTAACAATTAATGCTTTAATTGCATCAAATAGTGTTTTAATTCCTATACAATGTGAATTTTATGCATTAGAAGGAGTTGGGCAACTAATAAATACTATTCAATTAGTTAAGAAATCTTTAAACAAAGATTTAAAGGTTGAAGGTGTCCTAATGAGTATGTATGATAATAGAACAAAGTTATGTAATGAAGTAGCATCGGAAGTAAATAAATACTTTAAAGATAAAGTATTTAAAACATCTATACCAAGAAATATAAGGTTAGCAGAAGCACCTAGCTTTGGACTTCCTATAATTCTTTATGATGATAAGTGTAAAGGAGCAGAAGCCTATAAGAGTTTGTTAAAGGAATTTTTAGAAAGACAAGAAAAGGAAGTGATGAATGTTGAGTAAGAAATTTGGATTAGGAAAAGGGTTAGGAGCATTGATACCAGAGGAAAATACGGAAAGCAATGAATCAGTATTAAAAATTAAAATGAATTTAATAAAACCTAATAGTAATCAGCCTAGAAAGAGTTTCGATGAAGAAAAAATATTACAATTAGCTGAATCTATAAAAGAACACGGAGTAATTCAGCCGGTAATTCTTCAAAAAAGCAATGAAGTATATACAATAATTGCAGGAGAAAGGAGATGGAGAGCTGCAAAAAAAGTTGGATTACAAGAGGTACCGGCTGTTGTTGTTGAATTAAGCGATAAAGAAATCCTTGAAGTGTCATTAATAGAAAATATTCAAAGAGAAGACCTAAATCCTATTGAAGAAGCTTTGGCATATAAGAAATTAATTGATGAGTTTAACTTAACACAAGATGCCCTTGGGAAAAGAATTGGTAAATCTAGAACTGCTATAACCAATTGTATGAGATTACTAAATCTGGGTAGTAGAACACAAGAATATTTAATAGATGGAGTTATTAGTGAAGGACATGGTAGAGTTTTGCTAGCTATTGAGAGTGAAGAATTACAATATAAAATAGCTCAAGAAATAATAGACAAACAGTTAAGTGTTCGTCAGACGGAAATTCTTATAAAAAATATAAAAAAAGGGGTTAAAGAAAATCAGGAAGAAAAGTTAGATAATATAAAGCCTTATTATAAGGATATAACAAATAAGTTACAAAATTTATTTAATACCAAAGTAGTATTGAGCTCTAAAGGAAATAGAGGTAAAATACAAATAGAATATTATTCTGAAGAAGATCTTCAGAGAATTATTGATGTTTTAAAAATATAAATAATTCAAAATGTTTCACGTGAAACATTTAGGGAGGACTATAAGCATGAAACAAATAATACCACATTTAATTAGTGTACAACCCTACATAACAATAGCTCTTATTGTAGTTATTTTTATATTACTAATTATAATGTTAGCACTTGCAAAGGCTATTAACAGATTAGAAAAGAAATATAGAAGACTTACTAGAGGAATTAACAATAAAAATTTAGAGGAAATTATAACTTCTTACTTAGACAATATAGACGAAGTTAAAGAAGAATCTAATGAAGTAAAGAAGCAACAAGAAGAATTAGCAGAAAGATTAAATAAATGCGTTCAAAGAATTGGAATTGTTAGATATAAGGCTTTCGATGATGTGGGAAGTGATCTTAGTTTCTCAATAGCTTTACTTGATGATAATAACGATGGAATTGTGATTACGGGTATTTATGGAAGAAACGATAGTACTGTTTATGCAAAACCTATAGATAAAGGAATTTCAAGATATGATTTATCTCAAGAGGAACAAGAAGTGTTAATGCAAGTTTCTAATGAATAATTTAATAAAATATAAATAAGACCTAAGAATTTTTAATTTCTTAGGTCTTATTTATATTTGGTTTTTAGGTTAGTCATAGTAGAGTTAAAAAATGAATTGAAATTATGATTATTAGAACCTATAGTTTTTAATATTGAGTGATAAATACCTTGAGAAATAATATTTGCTAGATGCATTACTGTATAAAGCCTAGTGTTTTGAAGAACCATAAATTCTAAAGCTCCACATATATTTACAATTCCAGTTATACTTAAATCACCTACCTTAGGCAAGTCCTTATTCATAGCTGCCCCAGGTGATAATGGTTTGTTTTCTAAAATTATATTACCTATATTATTTAGTTTTCCAAGACATGCATCAATTGCGATTATATAAGGATAATTGTATTTGTTTTTTATATTTTTTAATATTTCATTTAAATTTTTGGCATGAACAGGATTTTCTAAGGTACCATATAAAATAAAATCCTCAGGGATAAGGTCTTTTAATTTTTCTCCAACTAAGGGACCTAAGCTATCTCCTGTAGATCTATCAGTTCCTATACAAAGAAATATAATGGGACGTTTAGTTTTTAGTATTTTACAAAGTTCTAATGAAAAAACATCTCTTAATTTATAAATACAATCTAGTTCTCTAGAATCTAAAATAACTTTATCATTCATAAGAAAAGACCTCCTTTATTAGAATTATTAACTAAAAGGCGATCTTTTATTCAAGTTATATGTAAAATTATAACAATAAAGTGTGTGAAATTAAGTAAAAAATTTATAAATGCCTAATGCAGAAAATATAATACCAAGTACTAATATACTCCATCTAATTATTATTGTTATTTTATTAGAGTGCTTTGGTTTAGCTAGTTTTAGTCCTTTAAGAGCCGATACATTAAGTAATATAAACCAAGAAATCATTCCACCAATCATAGATAGGATTGATAAAGTATATAAAAAACCTCCTTTACTATGCCAGCGATTTAAAACGGTTGCACTTAACGTAATCCAAAGGGTAGGTGTCATGGGGTTACAAAGTGTTATAACATAGCCTGTAAAAAAAGCATCACATTTTTTTGATACATTTTGAGATTTTTTTACTTCTTTATTAGAAAGTGAACTATAACCTATTAAAATCATAACTACACCAGAAAGTGTCCAAAATAATGCTTCAGTATCTTTACTTAATTTAAAAAGACTAAAAATACCACAGTTAACGAAGAATAAATAGGTGATGTCTGCGCTAACAG containing:
- the yyaC gene encoding spore protease YyaC, whose protein sequence is MNDKVILDSRELDCIYKLRDVFSLELCKILKTKRPIIFLCIGTDRSTGDSLGPLVGEKLKDLIPEDFILYGTLENPVHAKNLNEILKNIKNKYNYPYIIAIDACLGKLNNIGNIILENKPLSPGAAMNKDLPKVGDLSITGIVNICGALEFMVLQNTRLYTVMHLANIISQGIYHSILKTIGSNNHNFNSFFNSTMTNLKTKYK
- the rsmG gene encoding 16S rRNA (guanine(527)-N(7))-methyltransferase RsmG gives rise to the protein MNSENQYFNILNVAVSSMGLEFNDKKYNQFIKYKDLLKDWNSKVNLTAITEDEEIIKKHFIDSMKIFQFEYLKKANKIIDIGTGGGFPGIPMKIIRPEVQMVLLDSLKKRINVLDDILCKIDIDDVETIHGRAEEFSRNVRYREQFDAVVSRAVANLASLSEFCLPYVKVGGYFVALKGPSVDEEVKIAKKAIAILGGKLEEIREVEIENSDLKHNLVIIKKIKNTPKQYPRKAGTATKKPLV
- the mnmG gene encoding tRNA uridine-5-carboxymethylaminomethyl(34) synthesis enzyme MnmG, with amino-acid sequence MSYFAGEFDVAVIGAGHAGCEAALASARLGINTIVFATDLASVAMMACNPNIGGTAKGHLVREIDALGGEMGINIDHTYIQSRMLNTSKGPAVHSLRAQADKKKYSERMKHVLETTENLQLKQAEVIEVDIENGKVKGVLTKNGAYYRVKAAILCTGVYLKSRIIIGDINYEGGPSGLAPANMLSQSLIDSGIKLTRFKTGTPARINRKSVDFSKMIEQKGDDDIVPFSFMSENIEREQISCYLTYSGDETKKVVLENIDRSPLYNGSIKSVGPRYCPSFEDKIMRFPEKDKHQIFIEPEGENTEELYVGGMSSSLPEDVQIKMLRSVPGLENAEMMRTAYAIEYDCIDPTQLELSLEFKEIDGLFSAGQMNGSSGYEEAGCQGLIAGINAALKLKGEKPLILKRSDAYIGVLIDDLITKGTQEPYRMMTSRAEYRLLLRQDNADLRLTEMGRKIGLVKDERYNKFTKRKNDIESEIERLKSIQITNKQEVNKFLENINSSALKKPISLYELIKRPELNYFVVEELDDNRPKLPRDVQEQVNIISKYEGYIQKQLEQVDQFKKLENRLIPKEFDYTEVKGLRKEAIQKLDKIKPVSIGQASRISGVSPADISVLLIVLEQYNRNNSNKED
- the noc gene encoding nucleoid occlusion protein, producing MKKDVEYISTDIIIPNAYQPRKYFNEETIDELGESIKTYGIIQPLSVRKLEENKYELIAGERRFRAATKIGLKEVPVIVIDICDKDSAAIALLENIQREDLSFLEEAEAYYNLIKEHEYTQAQLANIIGKKQSTIANKLRILKLDEEIRKSVLENNLTERHARALLKLPTKELQKKVLKSVIKRGLNVKKTEELINKELLKLAGKEIASDGKKKIKGIFAPRVYVNTVKQVFDKYGVQATYRTKDSENNIQVIINIPKK
- a CDS encoding ParA family protein encodes the protein MKVICIFNQKGGVGKTTTNINLCASLAMDGHKVLAIDIDPQGNTTSGLGIDKSKIKYSIYNVMTSDISIEDAMIESELINNFFIVPSNMDLVGAEVELIDVKKRETILKRKIEKLKDEFEYVFIDCPPSLGFLTINALIASNSVLIPIQCEFYALEGVGQLINTIQLVKKSLNKDLKVEGVLMSMYDNRTKLCNEVASEVNKYFKDKVFKTSIPRNIRLAEAPSFGLPIILYDDKCKGAEAYKSLLKEFLERQEKEVMNVE
- a CDS encoding DUF4446 family protein, with product MKQIIPHLISVQPYITIALIVVIFILLIIMLALAKAINRLEKKYRRLTRGINNKNLEEIITSYLDNIDEVKEESNEVKKQQEELAERLNKCVQRIGIVRYKAFDDVGSDLSFSIALLDDNNDGIVITGIYGRNDSTVYAKPIDKGISRYDLSQEEQEVLMQVSNE
- a CDS encoding LysE family translocator — protein: MCSLFCIMKSILVGYIIGIIISIPLGPSAIESVNRTISRGFKEGLVVSLGAVSADITYLFFVNCGIFSLFKLSKDTEALFWTLSGVVMILIGYSSLSNKEVKKSQNVSKKCDAFFTGYVITLCNPMTPTLWITLSATVLNRWHSKGGFLYTLSILSMIGGMISWFILLNVSALKGLKLAKPKHSNKITIIIRWSILVLGIIFSALGIYKFFT
- a CDS encoding ParB/RepB/Spo0J family partition protein, which codes for MSKKFGLGKGLGALIPEENTESNESVLKIKMNLIKPNSNQPRKSFDEEKILQLAESIKEHGVIQPVILQKSNEVYTIIAGERRWRAAKKVGLQEVPAVVVELSDKEILEVSLIENIQREDLNPIEEALAYKKLIDEFNLTQDALGKRIGKSRTAITNCMRLLNLGSRTQEYLIDGVISEGHGRVLLAIESEELQYKIAQEIIDKQLSVRQTEILIKNIKKGVKENQEEKLDNIKPYYKDITNKLQNLFNTKVVLSSKGNRGKIQIEYYSEEDLQRIIDVLKI